The nucleotide sequence GTCATGGGCCTAATGGAGTTTTCCATGGGAGCCCTTTAATAATAGGATCTTGCGGCGGAACTTCGATTGCggttgttgtttgttattcGGTTTCATGTCCAGTATCACTGGTCTCATgcagtctttttacatttagtcaagttttgactaaatgttttaacgtagggggggaatcgagacgagggtgtggtgtatgtgtgtgtgcgtgtgtgtgtgtgtgtgtagagcgattccgactaaactgctggaccaatctttatgaaatttgacatgagagttcctgggaatgatatccatggacgtttttttctttttttcgataaatgtctttgatgacgtcatatccggctttttgtaaaagttgaggcgacactgtcacaccctcatttttcaatcaaattgattgaaattttggccaagcaatcttcgacgaaggtattgcattttagcttggtggcttaaaaattaattaatgactttggtcattaaaaatctgaaaattgtaaaaaaaaagaaataattataaaacgatccaaatttacgttcatcttattctttatcatgttctgattctaaaaacatataaatatgttatatttggattaaaaacaagctctgaaaattaaaaatataaaaatcatcatcaaaattaactttccgaagtcgatttaaaaacaatttcatcttattccttgtcggttcctgattctaaaaacatatagatatgatatgtttggattaaaaacacgctcagaaagttaaaacgaagagaggtacggtaaagcgtgctatgaagcacagcgctaccgcgtcaaacaggctcgtcactttcactgccttttgcactagcggcggactacgttcagtttcattctgtgagttccacagcttgactaaatgtagtaatttcgccttacgcgacttgtttaatttgtgTTGTCTCAGActttttacttttcttttaGAATTTGTACGTGATTTAAAGGTGAATTAACCATGGCTTCAGATGCAACGAGTATTATCTCTTTTTTATGGTCATGCCAATGACATTGCTAAATTAGTCTTTTGTTGAACACAGATGCCCCAAAGTCACAGCGAACGCCAAAGAAGAGGAAGGATCGAACACAAGGTACCATTCATTTGGTTAGGATTTAATATTagtaaaaatccaaaaacaaatggactgccaacgttctaattgttttgtcaataattaaacattccaacaaTATAgtacatacctttcttgttttttgattaatAATAGTAATACTAATACAGAGGCAGCAGTAAGTGAGAACTCTTTCGGACATGTTCAAGTCTTATTTTTAGTTATATTCAGATGCATAACTGACGGAAATAGATCAGAAgagtttttttgtggttttttttgtgtgacttTAGTTAAATTTATCTACATGTCACTCAACCTGTGGTGGTAATCTGCTCGTATAAACTGAAAATCTGCACATTATTTATCAAGGTGTTTAGGCGTTTGAGAATTGTTGGAAAGGTTTTTGTGTCATTTGAGTTGCATTGTCTTTGTGTTTTTGCTCTGTTAGTGTTTTTCAGCCATTCTAAAAAAATGCCCCCttgtcttttttgtttcatGGTCTGCTGCTGATGATTTGCTCCCTCCTGCAACCCACACCTTTTCTTGTTGCCATGACAATGTCTGTGCTCCTAACTACGGCTCTTGTAAGGTAAGGCGATGACACAAACCTTGAGGACTTATTGTCCGAGATAGACGCTTTAGATCAGCAGGAATCTGTTTTTATGGCAACTGGTTGTAGGGTGAGGTTTGGTGTTGCAGCCTCACCACCGTCGACAATTTTGGTGCCGAAAAAGAGTGGCAGCGGGTTGAGTAGTGATAAATCATCACCTGCTTTTTCCGCTAACTCACCCAGTAGTGTTACAGCAGGTCTGTCCTTGTCGGAAATGATGAAATTGTCCATTAATCACAAAACTTCTGGGCGGTTGAGGAATATTTCGGTTGGGTCTGATTATAGCAGTTCTGATGTGGACAGTTTGGCTTCATCGTCTCCTCAGCAGACTAGTGGCTTGCTGAGTGGGAAGTCTTTGATGGAATTGATACAGCAGCAGAAAACTTCAGAGGCAGTTGCGATTAATGTGTCACGGGAGgttcaaaaacagaaaaaagataCTGGTTTGaacttgtcagacttgattaaCATGCAGAGAAAAGCAGGCTCTCCTCAGCCACACAGTGAGAAGTCATCAGCTGAAGATGGAAATACAGCAAGCTCAGGGTTGTCCCTTAGTGAACTAATTGCAGGACAGAATAAGCAGCCAACAGCAGTTGAGTCATCAGAAACTTATGCAACATTGAATCAAAGTTCAGGAAAGAAGTCAAATTCTGGTTTGTCTTTGAGTGAATTGATAGTTACACAGGACCAACAGTCATCTTCTACTCCTTCGTCATCATCACAAGCACAGGAAAAAGTTGGACTGTCTCTAACAGACTTGGTGAATCGTCATAGCAGTCAAAAATCATCAGGCCCTTCTGTTCAGTTTAGCAATACTGGTGTGAAAAGCAAGGACACAATACAAGGACTCTCACTTTCAGAACTTATGAAAAACAAGTCAGATCCAGAAAAGAAATCTAGTTTTCAGCCAAAGTCTTCTCAGTCGTTCAGTGCTGGATTTTCGCTGACAGACATGGCAAAACGTCACACCAGCGTTCAGCCAGGTGTGCAAGGAACTACAGCTGATGACAAGAAGGGACCACAGGCTGGCCTGTCTTTATCAGATCTCATCAAACAGCGACAAGGAGAAAACGCCAAACCAACAGTGCCGTCTGACTTGGGAAAACTGCAGAGTACAGGGGATGAGACCAAAAAACGAGCACCACCAATCGCCCCTGAAAAGCTTCAGGCAGCAAATGTAGCTGGTCCCAACACCAATCCAGGAAAAGGCGGCGCATGTTTAGCAGACAATCTTAAACATTCTCTAGTCTTGAGAGATGGACATCAACTCATAGACACAGAGGAAGAAGGGAAAGGGGATGTTGGTTTATCTTTGACGGACTGTCTCAAGAAACCCGTGAGTGTCCGATCTGCACACAAACCCAAAAGACAAGAGTCAGAGTCGCTCACTGAAGAAATGGACGAAGAGTTTGTCGTTTCATCAGAGAAATCTATAGACATGGACATGGATTTCATCACCCCAGTGACAGTGGACCCAGCAATGAAGAAACCACCATCTTTATTTGCTCGATGCATCTGCCTGCGCCTGCAGCTAGTGCCAGGACTTAAAAGATATTTGAAGACTGCTTCCAAGTCTACGCAGCATCATGCCAGGTTTCCCAAATTCCAGTTTCagcgccagacaaggaaactggTCACTTTGACTGAAGCTCCGTTGCATAATGTAGTGCCTTTTGACTTTTCCACGCCTTCCCCTGACGATGTGGTGAAAGTGCGACAGAGAGCTGCCTTCACTCGCACCGGTCAGCAAGTGGAACTGGAAGAGGGAAAAATTTAGCTTTGTATAAAACTTCATCTGAAGGTCATATTAACTGGTAATTACTTCATTTTACTGGTCAAAATCTTCAAATACCAAAAAGGAAGTCAGACTTACCTGTTTCTAGTACTTTGTTGATTGTTTGAcagcagtgttgttgccaggcctcggtcttcggtctctgacgcattcctttgtgatttgacgcattggacctagccttgtccTCGCAAAGTTTATGAACAATTAAAACTAGGAAGCGACATCAAAGCAATGCCAAAGGACTTGAAACAGGTTCAGAGTAAGAAGGATAGGGAAAAACGCGAATAGCCTGAAAATGTTGCACAAAAAAAAGTTGCaacaaagttgaaaaaaacaatTGCAACAAAGGTGCAAAGTAACTTGCAAAAAAGTTGCAAACACATATAATCTAATAATTGTTTCGCTATTTTCGCTGTGTCCGGTAAATAGGTATGGCGGTACAATTTGGACCTATtcactattgtttttttaaagccaggacatttggacctattgttttttttagggaggtccaaatgacctattgtcttcttaggctggcaacaacactgtgACAGGATTTTCCCCGTAAAAGAAGCCGGAGTTGTTGCATTCTTGGACTTGTTAAGTTGTTTTGGCTATTCAGCATGACAGAGTGACAGATTTTTGTGAGAGTTTGATTTAAAGCATTGTTAAGAAATACCAGTTTACAAACTGTTGCGATAGCTGCTTCAACCTTGAATTATGCTATGACCTTTTTTAGCAAGAAGGAACTGGAATGGATGACGGTTTAAAGTTTGATATTAGTTTTATTTCAATATCTGTGTAGGAGCCTGTCATGTGGCGAAAGTGACAATGACATACACagagcaaaagaaaaaacatttccATATTTTTCCATTGGCAGCTGGTGTTTCTCTTTTcccttttatatttagtcaagttttgactaaatattttaacatcgagggggaatcgaaacgagggtcgtggtgtatgtgcgtgtgtgtgtgtgcgtgtgtgtgtgtgtgtgtagagcgattcagactaaactactggaccgatctttatgaaatttgacatgagagttcctgggtatgaaatccccgaacgtttttttcatttttttgataaatgtctttgatgacgtcatatccggcttttcgtgaaagttgaggcggcactgtcacgctctcatttttcaaccaaattggttgaaattttggtcaagtaatcttcgacgaagcccggggttcggtattgcatttcagcttggtggcttaaaaattaattaatgactttggtcattaaaaatctgaaaattgtaaaaaaaaataaaaatttataaaacggtccaaatttacgtttatcttattctccatcatttgctgattccaaaaacatataaatatgttatattcggattaaaaacaagctctgaaaattaaatatataaaaattattatcaaaattaaattgtccaaatcaatttaaaaacactttcatcttattccttgtcggttcctgattccaaaaacatatagatatgatatgtttggattaaaaacacgctcagaaagttaaaacaaagagaggtacagaaaagcgtgctatccttcttagcgcaactactaccccgctcttcttgtcaatttcactgcctttgccatgagcagtggactgacgatgctacgagtatacgctcttgctgaaaaatggcagctacttgactaaatattgtattttcgccttacgcgacttgtttataaataatttttgtaATACATTGTATAGTTTTGGGAAGAAGGGAAGCAGAGAAGAAGAGTTTCTCTTgactttgttttgtctgaaGTTCTCCTTGGAAAAtattacagtcgaacctgccatAACAACCATCCCAAAGTACCCCGACCGGTTTTACTATACaaacctgggaacccatacgattttgtcatattttcttcgcatgattgtctagtatacgatcagtacggtcagtggactGAAAATACGACAAGAACAATTCCTAGACTAcctttcttcacaagcgcatgccaaagccgatccagtattttgacacatgattacagtttttgtcagtaaacattgaaagaagcatttcttttaaatgtattggtaaacttaattaacagtgcgacggacgcgtgtgaagcatgtttgaatcatggatgttcaaatgttgtGCGGAGTACGCtcaattcccgcagtggggcactgcggttatgaaattaaaggcccctcctgtttttggaaccgcaggagctttctagtttgctgttaggcagatttttggttcctctttcctgtcatgctctctttttcttcatgaattcttttcttttttctgccttcttgctcatccacctgtattttttccaaaaatctcttctcttgccgcttgtctcgcgattcatgtatagtttaatctgttagtgttctgatgtaagtccagcagtagataggttaagcctattttaacatactggaaactggtaatcttccagtaggtattaatttagttttactaaagcctgctgggacacaagtaatgggttagtgcatttgtaaacaggaatcgcttgacaagtggcccccttcatcccccccttcctcgtcctgatatggctctgcgtagtcggctggacgttaagcaacaaataaacaaacaaacaaagtacgCTCAATTTTTCttaaaatacaccaagtttgtttgagaatactccaagtgcaaaacaggggttcccaggtctgactATTTTATTCacttttccatagcgaccacatGTCTAACATGACTGTGGGATGTCAGTTTTGGTCCCAGCTGACTGTTTCAACTTGTCTTAGACGACCActcattgtctttttcttcttttactgTACCATCATTCCTGTGTAAATTGCGAAGAGTTGTAGACCACAGTCTTTCCTTAGACCGCTAACGGTACCGGTCTCTTCCGAGTGCATTGAGGGTTGATGCAGTGGTGGAACTTGGTCGCAAGCCACCTATACTGTATTGAAAAGGGTAAATTATGTGAAGTAGGCCGGGGCTTACTGCAATGTAATTGTCTAACTTGATCTAATTATGTCCTTGAGGTATGCTTCTCCTCATCTTTCATAATAAATTATCCCCGCAACACCCTCCTCAGTTCTCTTGACACACTCCTTGGCTGTTAATGTCTGAAGACACTACCCTGAGTAGCCACCGGCGGCATTGTTTGGTTGTGACAATAATCTCGGGTAGCTGTGGGCAGTGGAGCATGGCACAGATTATGCAAGATTTATTAGCTGTATCCTGCTAAGCGTGAAcagtataagatgtttggtggcttgttgacagaccagcttttttgttggtccaaggggaccatatcgtcttttgtttcatctttatcgaccaaggccgaaggccgcagttgataaatatgagacaaaaggcgatatgctccccgaggaccaacaacaaaatgctggtctgacgacaagccaccaaacatcgtttttgtcatcattttggttgtgcaacaaaatgcacaataacccacagggagacacatttttagaatccaactctgggccacaaagcatcgtcacagtagcttgagataacacgtcaaccttgtatgtgacgtcaatcgtagcttgttgacgcttttcttccagtctgaaaatgtacagagctgcgatcatacgtgtgagttcagtaagtgttgagcatatttcttttctttttaagtgtttatgactttttgttgtggattttgcgattacagagataagttgcaaattgaccatgagtcgccgcggtaattatcaacattgattgggtctttaagagtgaatgcttacaatcgttgtcctcggaaacacaaatccaaagccgcgatggttccacacatcaaacaatcagcctgattggcttttactttgacaatccacgtttcacctgaaagctcaaacccattcaccacctcgatttattgcatggggaacatgagatttatttcccaggtgtttgtgaatgaaaactcgtgaaaatgatgacaatgttaATTATTGCCGTTtatattaacaacaacaaaataaagtgCACAAGCCCGTCTTTTTAGTGACCATCTGCCCGCTACACTTGTGGATTAGAGtgaaaacaaaactgaaaactAAATACAGACTAGTTATTTTCATTTCTCTCAAACAGGATGACTTTGTTATGGGTCTTATTGTCATGTAATTTGCACGCAATCAATTTGTAGTAGAAATTTCTTTTTCCCGGAAAAGCTCTGTAAACTGTTTTCACTTTCATTGAAAGTGAGCTTGGAGTTTGGCCAAAACCCCGGGGATTCTGTCAATAACGAGCACCTGGCTATAAGAACCTCTTTTCGATGGTCCCTTGCGTGGTTGTTattgacaggttcgactgtagtaCAATTATGCAGAAAACATTTGTTATACTGGGTAATTGTTTTCAACATGACATTAACTTTCCTTTTTTTGCTGTGgatcaaatatttttttgttgaaCCTGGTCTTTCTTTGTCATGTATGATGCAAAACTGTTACTTCTTTGTTGGCAACTATAACTTTCCTTCAGTGCTTTTTACAGGAAGAAGTTATGAAATGAGATTGTTATGCAAAatcaaaagtgttttatttaattttttttactcacctgagtaatcaggAGAATCTTAGTAATGAGCAGTGTTTGACCGGCGGTATGCAAAAAACCCTTTATTTTGAGGTTTTCTCGAATGTTTTATCCAACTAGAGCCACCAAATTTCACACACTGGTAGGTTTTGATAATCGTCAAAGAGGGAAAAAACATGGTGTCAACTTTCAACGTCACCGTGGGGTCATGTTCGCGGTCAAGAAATGAAC is from Littorina saxatilis isolate snail1 linkage group LG5, US_GU_Lsax_2.0, whole genome shotgun sequence and encodes:
- the LOC138966554 gene encoding serine-rich adhesin for platelets-like isoform X1, with the protein product MSRHRIVRRMNYEDECCDDDDDYGHSYEDRYSVSPSTAAQFTYNRDRDLSLSNYMQDEIPEETEMEMEPEAEQEATGAAAGTGLTDVQKARLQSCVEEVHSIMGDTVPEAMVSETILRHDFNLEATLNELLARKDAPKSQRTPKKRKDRTQGDDTNLEDLLSEIDALDQQESVFMATGCRVRFGVAASPPSTILVPKKSGSGLSSDKSSPAFSANSPSSVTAGLSLSEMMKLSINHKTSGRLRNISVGSDYSSSDVDSLASSSPQQTSGLLSGKSLMELIQQQKTSEAVAINVSREVQKQKKDTGLNLSDLINMQRKAGSPQPHSEKSSAEDGNTASSGLSLSELIAGQNKQPTAVESSETYATLNQSSGKKSNSGLSLSELIVTQDQQSSSTPSSSSQAQEKVGLSLTDLVNRHSSQKSSGPSVQFSNTGVKSKDTIQGLSLSELMKNKSDPEKKSSFQPKSSQSFSAGFSLTDMAKRHTSVQPGVQGTTADDKKGPQAGLSLSDLIKQRQGENAKPTVPSDLGKLQSTGDETKKRAPPIAPEKLQAANVAGPNTNPGKGGACLADNLKHSLVLRDGHQLIDTEEEGKGDVGLSLTDCLKKPVSVRSAHKPKRQESESLTEEMDEEFVVSSEKSIDMDMDFITPVTVDPAMKKPPSLFARCICLRLQLVPGLKRYLKTASKSTQHHARFPKFQFQRQTRKLVTLTEAPLHNVVPFDFSTPSPDDVVKVRQRAAFTRTGQQVELEEGKI